In Fervidobacterium thailandense, a genomic segment contains:
- a CDS encoding metal-dependent hydrolase: MPNLATHLRIGVLTYPVFVFLYNVVSTLVKKTAHLSAFDLALGYLAFILGSDLPDLDSTNAPLRNLTKVFLYGFAIYVFYDFLLEKFRAVAFLANTPEPVLGLIALGTSLTIGAGLVNMFLSLPMFYHRGFVHSITFGAIYGLLVYLFLKPLVENVIFVSVSAFFGVFVHLLADYRNRPWKAFKLW; this comes from the coding sequence TTGCCGAACCTTGCAACACACTTGAGGATAGGCGTTTTAACGTACCCGGTGTTCGTGTTCTTATACAACGTGGTCTCTACTCTTGTGAAAAAAACTGCGCATCTATCTGCGTTCGATCTTGCTCTTGGATACTTAGCTTTTATCCTCGGTAGTGATCTTCCGGACCTGGATAGCACTAACGCACCGTTGAGAAACCTCACGAAAGTTTTTCTCTACGGTTTCGCAATATACGTCTTCTACGACTTCCTACTCGAGAAGTTCCGAGCAGTTGCTTTTTTGGCAAACACACCCGAACCGGTACTTGGGTTGATTGCCCTCGGAACATCATTGACCATCGGTGCTGGACTTGTTAACATGTTTCTCTCCTTACCCATGTTTTATCACCGCGGTTTCGTACACTCCATAACTTTCGGTGCAATATATGGTCTTCTGGTGTACCTTTTTTTGAAACCTCTCGTGGAAAACGTCATATTCGTGAGCGTAAGTGCGTTCTTCGGTGTTTTCGTGCATTTACTGGCCGATTACCGAAACAGGCCGTGGAAAGCTTTCAAGTTATGGTAA
- the gcvH gene encoding glycine cleavage system protein GcvH — translation MRKFAKTHEWFDTETYKVGISEYAQEQLGDVVFVDLPPVGKEVKKGEVILSIESVKAAGDVYAPVSGKIVEVNEKLNANPELINQDPYGEGWIVKIEPSNPSEIDELLTEEEYKAQL, via the coding sequence ATGCGCAAGTTCGCAAAAACGCACGAGTGGTTCGATACGGAAACTTACAAAGTTGGAATTTCCGAATACGCGCAGGAACAACTTGGTGACGTTGTTTTCGTGGATTTGCCGCCCGTTGGGAAAGAGGTAAAGAAAGGAGAGGTTATACTGAGCATTGAGAGTGTTAAAGCGGCCGGAGATGTGTACGCACCGGTCAGTGGCAAAATTGTTGAAGTGAACGAGAAACTGAACGCGAATCCCGAGCTGATTAACCAAGATCCGTACGGGGAAGGTTGGATTGTAAAGATCGAGCCGTCGAATCCTTCCGAAATCGACGAACTCTTAACAGAAGAAGAGTACAAGGCGCAACTGTAA
- the folK gene encoding 2-amino-4-hydroxy-6-hydroxymethyldihydropteridine diphosphokinase, which produces MIVGFGVDVLDIERVDLKLANRVLTEDERMNRARIDEEYIAGRFALKEAYFKALGTGIDGNSFQDVSFLNGRFGEVYPVLHRYVRPVCGVFNRIHASLAHDKFVYASVILEKERGGIYIGLGSNLGDRLENLRAALGEISEFCDIISVSKVYETKPYGKTDQPDFLNCVAEIDTDLTPSELLEALLNVERSLGRVRTEKWGPRVIDLDILFYGNLVIRTPELVVPHYDFENRIFFVLPMRELNAHFVHPVLKTSMEKLYQKLLDEASAENAGIEVYGDV; this is translated from the coding sequence TTGATCGTTGGTTTTGGTGTTGACGTACTTGATATCGAGAGAGTGGACTTGAAACTTGCGAATAGAGTGCTCACCGAAGATGAGCGAATGAACCGTGCGAGAATTGATGAGGAATACATTGCCGGGAGGTTTGCGTTGAAGGAAGCGTACTTCAAGGCTCTTGGTACTGGGATCGATGGTAATTCGTTTCAGGACGTTTCCTTTCTGAACGGACGATTCGGAGAGGTTTACCCGGTTTTGCACAGGTACGTCCGTCCCGTTTGTGGAGTGTTCAACAGGATACACGCCTCGTTGGCACACGACAAGTTCGTTTACGCAAGTGTCATTCTTGAGAAGGAACGTGGAGGTATCTACATAGGACTTGGCAGTAACCTTGGTGACAGATTGGAGAATTTGCGAGCCGCGCTGGGAGAAATATCTGAATTCTGCGATATAATAAGCGTTTCAAAGGTGTACGAGACCAAACCGTACGGAAAAACTGATCAGCCCGATTTTCTTAACTGTGTAGCTGAGATCGACACAGATTTAACACCATCGGAGCTTCTTGAAGCACTCCTGAACGTTGAACGCTCGCTGGGGCGTGTCAGGACCGAAAAGTGGGGCCCAAGGGTGATAGATTTGGATATACTTTTTTACGGCAACCTTGTGATAAGGACCCCGGAGCTGGTGGTACCACACTACGATTTTGAGAACAGGATATTTTTCGTCTTGCCGATGCGTGAGTTGAATGCACACTTCGTTCACCCGGTTTTGAAGACCTCTATGGAAAAACTCTATCAAAAACTGCTCGACGAGGCATCTGCGGAAAACGCTGGAATAGAGGTGTACGGCGATGTTTAA
- a CDS encoding M48 family metalloprotease, whose product MTSIPIKMRDRRRANYIASVFVSLLFVFISTVLGFVLDRILRTGALFTSILSVTAALQVLFGLSVVSYVIAKILQGQPIVQSKISDWQKETLEKILLEAREVFNYTYDVRLFIMPHYSINALSVGIHKHEHLILVTLGAVEKLSDNQLRGLIYHEMFHIKHGDTDYLTCLSGTFGAPFLVYTLALESLRNVRKRLKKHNDEVHKKLVSRMLLSIFVLVLTTLMKPVGLLSNLFVNPKKDLEVDLQVASMVGVQHYAAILERILSDCVPLTQNYFFIRHLFFSHPNCKDLRKKKLNNLISAYPSIQERIDSVRLLERKEGSEGN is encoded by the coding sequence TTGACCTCAATTCCGATCAAAATGAGAGATAGAAGACGCGCAAATTACATTGCAAGCGTGTTCGTGAGTCTCCTCTTCGTCTTCATCTCAACGGTGTTAGGGTTTGTTCTGGATCGTATCCTTAGAACCGGTGCATTGTTCACATCGATACTGTCCGTCACCGCCGCACTACAGGTCCTTTTCGGCCTATCGGTGGTCTCGTACGTGATAGCAAAGATCCTCCAGGGTCAGCCGATCGTGCAAAGTAAGATCTCGGATTGGCAAAAGGAGACACTCGAAAAGATACTCTTGGAAGCGAGAGAGGTGTTCAACTATACGTACGACGTGCGACTTTTCATCATGCCCCACTACTCGATAAATGCGCTCTCCGTTGGGATACACAAACATGAACACCTGATACTTGTTACGCTGGGCGCGGTGGAAAAGCTTTCGGATAACCAACTGAGGGGATTGATATACCACGAAATGTTCCACATCAAGCACGGTGATACAGACTACTTAACGTGTCTGAGTGGCACATTCGGTGCCCCGTTTCTGGTTTACACACTGGCACTTGAGAGCTTGAGGAATGTGCGAAAAAGGCTGAAAAAGCATAACGACGAAGTCCATAAGAAACTTGTTTCTCGGATGTTGCTCTCCATTTTCGTTCTGGTGCTGACCACCTTGATGAAACCTGTGGGTTTACTGTCAAACCTCTTTGTGAATCCGAAAAAAGACCTCGAGGTGGACCTACAGGTTGCATCGATGGTTGGTGTTCAACATTACGCGGCGATACTTGAGAGAATCCTTTCCGATTGCGTTCCACTGACACAAAATTACTTTTTCATCAGACATCTCTTCTTCTCCCATCCGAACTGTAAGGACTTAAGGAAGAAAAAACTCAACAACTTGATATCCGCTTATCCATCGATCCAGGAAAGAATCGACTCGGTACGTCTTTTGGAACGCAAAGAAGGAAGCGAGGGCAACTGA
- a CDS encoding D-alanine--D-alanine ligase → MRIAVLMGGISREREISLRSGRRIVEALRKMGHQVDGIDVRVEVIYNLSELRHYDVLFNILHGTFGEDGRMQAILDMVGVPYTGSGVETSVIAFDKYLCNLFVSDIAVVPNFVLTTRENAHEVVETFQLPCVVKPRSEGSSIGTHICFDRDELREAVENELRNYKFLLVQDYVKGQEVTVSIIDIDGRPTVLPILELRPKKLFYDYEAKYTDGLTDFVIPAELSETVTKTVEDTALRIYKKLGCKHFARIDGIVKDGIFHFLEVNTLPGMTELSDLPMSARAYGMSFEELVDNIAREAYANPANREWSGKVDLNSDQNER, encoded by the coding sequence ATGCGCATTGCCGTACTGATGGGTGGAATCTCGAGGGAACGCGAAATATCCCTGAGAAGCGGTAGGAGGATCGTCGAAGCACTTCGCAAGATGGGACATCAAGTGGACGGAATAGACGTTAGAGTGGAGGTAATTTACAACCTTTCCGAGTTGAGGCATTACGATGTGCTTTTCAATATACTCCACGGAACCTTTGGCGAGGACGGAAGAATGCAGGCAATCCTTGACATGGTTGGTGTTCCCTACACCGGTTCCGGTGTTGAGACGAGTGTCATCGCGTTCGATAAGTACCTGTGTAACCTCTTCGTAAGTGATATAGCGGTGGTTCCGAACTTCGTTTTAACGACGCGCGAAAACGCACATGAAGTGGTTGAAACGTTTCAACTCCCGTGTGTTGTGAAACCACGTTCCGAAGGTTCGAGTATCGGTACCCACATCTGTTTCGATAGGGATGAACTACGAGAGGCTGTTGAGAACGAGCTGAGAAATTACAAATTCTTGCTCGTTCAAGATTATGTAAAAGGGCAGGAAGTTACAGTTTCCATCATCGATATCGACGGTCGTCCGACAGTGTTACCCATACTCGAGCTTCGACCTAAAAAACTTTTCTACGACTACGAGGCGAAGTACACCGACGGCCTGACGGATTTCGTCATACCAGCGGAATTAAGTGAAACCGTTACGAAAACCGTCGAAGATACGGCATTGAGAATTTACAAAAAGCTCGGCTGCAAGCACTTTGCACGTATCGATGGCATCGTCAAAGACGGTATCTTCCACTTTTTAGAGGTTAACACCCTGCCGGGCATGACCGAGCTCAGTGACCTACCAATGTCTGCGAGAGCTTACGGAATGAGCTTTGAAGAATTGGTTGACAACATCGCCCGCGAAGCCTACGCAAACCCGGCGAACAGGGAATGGAGTGGTAAAGTTGACCTCAATTCCGATCAAAATGAGAGATAG
- a CDS encoding LacI family DNA-binding transcriptional regulator yields the protein MGTVKGQNKKRRVTIKDVALYANVGVGTVSRVLNNSPHVTLETKQKVLAAIRELGYTPNPYARYLSVGTSNLVTVIIPEMKGDFYQMLLSGIDEVLVKHGYSSILYPLYNNRRYEALKKSSELLLSTDGIIVDAVSVDGVLKDLLNHNTPTVCVEQESEMFDSVMVDNYYGGVIVGDYFADLEMEIFVVTHRKSHELESTVFDERLEGFQASLEKKGRNIDKIYYVPLDWESAFEVARRIFSRHKRCAIFTTTDYLAVPIIEVARTVGLNVGKDVRVCGFDDLPIAQVLGITTIKQPIHEMGKIAAEMLIKRIKGKAKDKVAKVILKPELVIRET from the coding sequence ATGGGTACCGTGAAGGGACAGAATAAAAAGCGTAGGGTGACGATAAAAGATGTGGCGTTGTACGCGAACGTGGGTGTGGGTACCGTTTCGAGGGTACTGAACAACAGCCCACACGTCACGTTGGAAACTAAGCAGAAGGTGCTCGCCGCCATAAGGGAACTTGGTTACACACCCAACCCATACGCCAGGTACCTGTCGGTGGGTACCAGTAACCTGGTGACCGTTATCATCCCCGAAATGAAAGGCGACTTTTACCAGATGCTACTCTCCGGTATCGACGAAGTCCTCGTGAAGCACGGTTATTCTTCCATCCTGTATCCGCTTTACAACAACCGCAGGTACGAGGCACTGAAAAAATCCTCAGAACTCTTGCTTTCGACAGATGGAATAATCGTGGACGCGGTGAGCGTTGACGGCGTACTGAAGGACTTACTCAATCACAACACCCCCACCGTGTGTGTAGAGCAGGAATCTGAGATGTTCGATTCCGTCATGGTGGATAACTATTACGGTGGAGTGATAGTGGGGGATTATTTCGCCGATCTGGAGATGGAAATATTCGTCGTGACGCACCGGAAGTCTCATGAACTTGAAAGCACGGTTTTCGACGAACGGCTTGAAGGTTTCCAAGCCTCGCTTGAGAAAAAGGGGCGGAACATCGACAAAATATATTACGTACCTCTTGACTGGGAGAGTGCCTTTGAAGTTGCAAGGAGGATATTCTCACGTCACAAGAGGTGCGCAATATTCACCACTACTGACTACTTGGCCGTTCCAATAATCGAGGTGGCGAGAACCGTGGGACTGAACGTCGGAAAGGACGTACGCGTCTGCGGATTCGATGATTTACCGATCGCCCAGGTGCTGGGAATTACGACCATAAAACAACCTATTCACGAGATGGGTAAGATCGCAGCCGAAATGCTAATCAAGAGAATTAAGGGAAAAGCGAAGGATAAGGTGGCCAAGGTCATACTGAAACCGGAACTTGTCATCAGGGAAACGTGA
- a CDS encoding competence/damage-inducible protein A codes for MKKAIILAIGNELVEGLIIDTNSKYLSQRLKLAGYYVERILTLPDRFDLLVKEIKAAVNDADLVVSSGGLGPTEDDLTREAFAQALGLKLELNESVAGKLVERALKFYGKAPENVKKQAMILEGAEILENTVGTAPGQFLKIGEKMVILLPGPPTELVPMFESVYERLKTDDALYSRRIKTLGIPEAVLMDEYGQVIYSRPSVTVATMASYERGVEVRLTASVKYKEDVDDVFNQLLKLLGKHVYATDDEEIQDVVARMLLNKGLTVSFAESCTGGMISSVIVDVPGISKVFKGSVVAYDNAVKISLLGVSEEVLKVHGAVSEECVRQMARGARRILGTDVALAVSGIAGPSGGTPEKPVGTVCVGIDGPSGTTSKTFLLRGERNAIRRRTTLVALNELRLYLVEL; via the coding sequence TTGAAAAAAGCAATCATTCTTGCCATCGGTAACGAACTTGTCGAAGGTTTGATCATCGACACGAACTCCAAGTATTTGAGTCAACGCTTAAAACTTGCTGGGTACTACGTTGAAAGGATACTAACCCTTCCCGATAGGTTTGACTTACTCGTGAAGGAGATAAAAGCAGCCGTAAACGACGCTGATCTGGTCGTATCATCGGGTGGTCTTGGGCCCACCGAGGATGATCTAACACGCGAGGCGTTCGCCCAGGCACTCGGTTTAAAACTCGAACTCAACGAATCCGTTGCGGGAAAACTCGTGGAACGCGCATTGAAGTTCTACGGCAAAGCCCCGGAAAACGTTAAGAAACAAGCTATGATTCTTGAAGGTGCGGAAATTTTGGAGAACACCGTCGGAACGGCACCCGGTCAGTTCTTAAAAATCGGTGAGAAGATGGTTATCCTGTTGCCAGGACCACCAACCGAATTAGTACCGATGTTCGAAAGTGTGTACGAACGCTTGAAAACGGACGACGCACTTTATTCAAGAAGAATCAAAACGTTGGGGATTCCGGAAGCTGTTCTGATGGACGAATACGGTCAAGTTATATACTCCAGACCGAGTGTAACCGTGGCAACCATGGCTTCTTACGAACGTGGCGTAGAGGTCAGATTAACCGCATCGGTTAAGTACAAAGAGGACGTTGATGACGTTTTCAACCAACTACTGAAGCTCCTTGGAAAACACGTTTACGCCACCGACGATGAAGAAATACAGGACGTTGTGGCGCGCATGCTCCTGAACAAGGGACTCACCGTTTCATTTGCCGAGTCGTGTACCGGTGGAATGATCTCCTCAGTGATAGTTGATGTACCTGGGATATCGAAGGTCTTCAAGGGTAGCGTTGTTGCCTACGATAACGCAGTTAAAATTTCGCTGCTCGGAGTTTCTGAGGAAGTTTTGAAGGTTCACGGTGCAGTGAGCGAAGAATGTGTTCGTCAGATGGCACGTGGTGCAAGAAGAATACTCGGTACCGACGTTGCGCTGGCCGTTTCCGGGATTGCCGGTCCCTCGGGTGGTACTCCGGAGAAACCCGTCGGGACCGTGTGCGTTGGCATCGACGGACCTTCTGGAACTACCAGCAAAACGTTTTTGCTACGTGGTGAACGAAACGCAATACGTAGAAGAACCACTTTAGTTGCGCTGAACGAACTGAGGTTGTATTTGGTAGAACTCTGA
- a CDS encoding pyruvate carboxylase subunit B — translation MFVDTTFRDGHQSLIATRMTTEDILGIIEAVDELGFRALEVWGGATFDVCVRYLNEDPWERIRLVKAKLKNSKTQMLLRGQNLVGYRHYADDVVELFVRKAVENGVEIVRIFDALNDVRNLEKSIEVALKCGAHVQGAISYTVSPVHTVEYFVNYAGELVERGVHSLCIKDMAGLLTPKAAGELVSELKKRYGLPVEVHSHATAGLGELAYITAFQAGADVIDTAFSPFAMATSQPAFETFYHVLSEYVDLPKIDWKKVDSIVRYLWEVRKKYEAYDVKMVTIDHRIIVSQVPGGMYSNLVKQLSEQKMLDKLDEVLEEIPRVRKDLGYPPLVTPTSQIVGVQAVLNVMTGERYAKVTREVKDYVKGLYGKPPAPIDPELVKKILGDEKPIEGRPADYLEPELENRKREIGLLAQSDEDLLIYAILGEVGRQYLRRRYENSLYVDWKLAEEFEGGYPV, via the coding sequence GTGTTCGTCGACACAACATTTCGCGATGGTCACCAGTCATTGATCGCCACACGGATGACTACCGAGGATATTTTGGGAATCATAGAGGCCGTTGATGAACTTGGCTTTCGGGCCCTCGAGGTCTGGGGTGGTGCAACGTTCGATGTTTGTGTTCGGTACCTGAACGAGGATCCGTGGGAGCGAATAAGGCTCGTAAAGGCCAAGTTGAAGAATTCGAAAACCCAAATGCTACTTAGGGGACAGAACCTCGTAGGTTACAGGCATTACGCGGATGATGTGGTCGAACTTTTCGTGCGAAAGGCCGTTGAAAATGGTGTGGAGATCGTTCGAATTTTTGACGCGCTCAACGATGTCAGGAATCTGGAAAAGAGTATCGAAGTTGCCCTCAAGTGTGGAGCGCACGTGCAAGGAGCGATTTCTTACACCGTTAGCCCGGTTCACACCGTCGAGTACTTCGTCAATTACGCCGGTGAGCTAGTGGAGCGCGGGGTTCACTCGTTGTGCATCAAGGATATGGCCGGGCTTCTGACACCGAAAGCGGCCGGTGAGCTCGTATCCGAATTGAAGAAAAGGTACGGTTTACCGGTTGAGGTTCACAGTCACGCAACGGCGGGATTGGGGGAACTGGCTTACATAACGGCATTTCAGGCTGGTGCAGATGTTATCGACACGGCGTTTTCGCCGTTCGCCATGGCAACCAGTCAACCGGCGTTCGAAACTTTTTACCACGTCCTGTCCGAATACGTTGACTTACCCAAGATTGACTGGAAAAAAGTTGACTCGATCGTGCGGTACCTTTGGGAAGTTAGGAAAAAATACGAAGCCTACGACGTGAAGATGGTTACGATAGATCACAGGATAATCGTCTCCCAAGTTCCGGGAGGAATGTACTCTAATCTTGTGAAGCAACTTTCTGAGCAGAAGATGCTCGACAAACTCGATGAGGTGCTCGAAGAGATTCCCAGGGTTCGGAAGGATCTTGGATATCCTCCGCTCGTAACTCCAACCAGCCAAATTGTCGGTGTCCAAGCCGTTCTGAATGTTATGACCGGGGAACGGTACGCGAAGGTTACAAGGGAGGTTAAGGATTACGTCAAGGGACTGTACGGCAAACCTCCAGCGCCAATCGACCCGGAACTGGTGAAAAAGATCCTGGGTGATGAGAAACCCATAGAAGGACGACCCGCGGACTACCTGGAACCCGAACTGGAGAATAGGAAAAGGGAGATAGGGCTCCTTGCGCAAAGCGATGAGGATTTGCTCATCTACGCCATTTTAGGCGAAGTTGGGCGTCAGTACTTGAGACGTAGGTACGAAAACAGCTTGTACGTGGATTGGAAACTTGCGGAGGAATTCGAAGGAGGCTATCCGGTTTGA
- a CDS encoding acyl-CoA mutase large subunit family protein, producing the protein MDEKFLEAKRKYEQVVEKSISKVPERKQVFMSSSGYEIKRLYTPEDVEGLNYLEDLGFPGEYPFTRGVQPTMYRARYWTMRQYAGFGTAEESNKRYKYLLSQGQTGLSVAFDLPTQIGYDSDDPMAEGEVGRVGVAIDSLEDMEILFDGIPLDQVSTSMTINSTAMILLAMYIAVAEKQGVSQDKLSGTIQNDILKEYIARGTYIYPPEPSMRLITDIFEYCSKYMPKWNPISISGYHIREAGSTAVQEVAFTLADGIAYVEAAIKRGLDPNVLGKRLSFFFAAHNNFLEEIAKFRAARRLWAKIMKNRFGVTDPEAMKLRFHTQTGGSTLTAQQPLNNIIRVTIQALAAVLGGTQSLHTNSYDEAIALPTELSAMIALRTQQIIAYESGVADTVDPLGGSYVIEALTNEIERRAMEYIEKIDQMGGMIKAIESGYVQKEIHESAYKHQLAVERGEEVIVGVNKFQIQEETRIGEILKVDPELEKKQKERLKKLKERRDNEKVKKLLNKIKEVASTDENLFPYVLEAVKAYATVGEISNALREVFGEYTETVII; encoded by the coding sequence ATGGACGAAAAGTTCTTGGAGGCGAAGAGAAAGTACGAGCAGGTTGTCGAAAAATCCATTTCGAAGGTTCCGGAGAGAAAGCAAGTTTTCATGTCGTCTTCAGGTTACGAGATAAAACGACTCTACACACCCGAAGACGTTGAGGGGTTGAATTACTTAGAAGACCTCGGTTTTCCCGGTGAGTACCCGTTCACACGCGGTGTGCAACCGACGATGTACCGCGCACGTTACTGGACGATGCGTCAGTACGCGGGATTCGGTACGGCCGAGGAATCGAATAAAAGATACAAATACTTGCTCTCGCAAGGGCAAACGGGACTATCGGTCGCTTTCGACCTGCCCACGCAAATCGGTTACGACTCAGATGATCCGATGGCCGAGGGGGAAGTCGGGCGAGTTGGTGTTGCAATAGATTCTTTAGAAGATATGGAGATACTCTTCGATGGTATCCCATTGGATCAAGTTAGTACATCGATGACGATAAACAGCACAGCGATGATACTCCTTGCAATGTACATAGCGGTGGCCGAGAAACAGGGAGTATCCCAAGACAAATTGAGTGGTACAATTCAGAACGATATTCTCAAAGAATACATTGCACGTGGAACGTACATTTATCCTCCGGAACCATCGATGAGGTTGATTACGGACATTTTCGAGTACTGCTCAAAGTACATGCCCAAGTGGAATCCTATCAGTATCAGCGGTTACCATATCCGCGAAGCGGGTTCCACGGCTGTTCAGGAGGTTGCGTTCACACTTGCCGATGGCATCGCTTACGTTGAAGCGGCCATTAAACGTGGCTTGGATCCGAACGTGTTGGGAAAGAGACTTTCGTTCTTCTTCGCCGCGCACAACAATTTCCTCGAGGAGATTGCCAAGTTTAGGGCCGCAAGGAGATTGTGGGCGAAGATAATGAAAAACCGTTTTGGTGTCACCGACCCCGAGGCGATGAAACTCAGGTTCCACACGCAGACGGGAGGTTCAACGCTCACGGCCCAGCAACCGCTCAACAACATCATCAGGGTTACAATCCAGGCACTTGCGGCTGTGCTCGGAGGAACGCAATCGCTGCACACGAACTCCTACGACGAGGCAATCGCTCTTCCGACGGAACTTTCCGCGATGATCGCTTTGAGAACTCAGCAAATCATCGCTTACGAATCCGGTGTGGCGGACACGGTAGATCCACTCGGTGGTTCGTACGTCATAGAGGCGTTGACCAACGAAATTGAGCGCAGGGCGATGGAGTACATCGAAAAGATCGACCAGATGGGCGGAATGATAAAGGCAATAGAAAGCGGGTACGTACAGAAAGAGATCCACGAGAGCGCTTATAAACACCAGTTGGCTGTGGAGAGGGGAGAAGAGGTAATCGTTGGTGTGAACAAATTCCAGATCCAAGAGGAAACTCGTATAGGTGAGATTCTGAAGGTTGATCCTGAACTTGAGAAGAAGCAGAAAGAGCGACTCAAGAAACTAAAAGAACGCAGGGACAACGAGAAGGTGAAGAAACTCCTCAACAAGATCAAAGAGGTCGCATCCACCGATGAGAATTTATTCCCGTACGTACTCGAAGCAGTCAAGGCGTACGCTACCGTGGGTGAAATAAGTAACGCGTTGAGGGAGGTCTTTGGCGAGTACACGGAAACTGTTATAATCTGA
- a CDS encoding MFS transporter, with protein sequence MSWKSKVIFVSLSFASFVILGGVYSWSVLKGHAEATLDLTAFQGNLPFMLFLLFYSLFMPVGGYLQRYLGINSVFLLGTLMVVSGYLIASFSGNFVGLLVGYGVLTGSGVGLCYNVPLTIVARSFERGRGAISGLILAGFGISPLISAPLFRFLINTFGFFAVFRIYGFISLLILGSTYLAYFSLFRGLRNATESARIDDSTGKANSPLSEKFFILYVLFFLSTTIGLMFIGITSQIGGEIVGLSLGTTTSLITIFALFNAFGRVVAGVLLDKMGGRAVLSLFYTLHAIALLLGIFLNRGQTLIFIFSMAVIWMNFGAWLAIAPFLTRKLFGEKRFGENYGLMFTAYGLGAIFGNFISGFLKDSLGSYKLVFVPALVLTLMGFVLSTRFFRTTEVSRPMAETYSSLD encoded by the coding sequence GTGAGCTGGAAGAGTAAAGTTATCTTTGTTTCACTGAGCTTTGCGTCTTTTGTGATCCTTGGAGGAGTGTACTCTTGGAGCGTACTCAAAGGCCACGCCGAGGCAACACTCGACTTGACAGCGTTCCAAGGTAATTTGCCTTTCATGCTCTTTCTCCTTTTCTATTCCTTGTTCATGCCTGTTGGTGGGTACCTCCAAAGGTACCTTGGAATTAACTCGGTATTTCTCTTGGGAACACTAATGGTGGTTTCCGGATACTTAATTGCGAGTTTCTCGGGAAATTTTGTCGGTCTGTTGGTTGGATACGGTGTACTGACGGGAAGTGGCGTTGGACTTTGTTACAACGTACCGTTAACGATAGTTGCGAGGAGCTTCGAACGTGGACGTGGGGCGATTTCCGGCTTGATTTTGGCCGGGTTTGGCATTTCACCCTTAATTAGTGCGCCGTTGTTTAGGTTTTTAATCAACACTTTCGGGTTCTTCGCGGTATTTCGAATTTACGGGTTCATCAGTTTGCTTATTCTTGGGAGTACGTACTTAGCCTACTTTTCCTTGTTCCGTGGACTTAGGAACGCTACGGAGTCCGCGAGAATCGATGATTCAACGGGAAAAGCTAATTCACCACTTTCTGAGAAATTCTTCATCCTATACGTGCTCTTCTTCTTGTCAACTACGATAGGGCTGATGTTCATAGGGATCACGTCCCAGATAGGGGGCGAAATAGTTGGACTTTCGTTGGGTACAACGACGAGCCTGATCACTATCTTTGCACTTTTCAACGCATTTGGGAGGGTTGTTGCCGGGGTTTTGCTTGACAAAATGGGGGGAAGAGCTGTTCTGAGCTTGTTCTACACACTTCACGCGATCGCATTACTGCTTGGAATCTTCCTCAATAGGGGGCAAACACTAATATTCATTTTCTCGATGGCCGTGATTTGGATGAACTTTGGCGCGTGGTTAGCCATCGCACCGTTTTTGACAAGAAAACTGTTCGGTGAAAAGAGATTTGGGGAAAATTACGGACTCATGTTCACCGCATACGGGCTTGGGGCAATTTTCGGAAACTTCATATCCGGTTTTCTCAAAGATTCGCTCGGGTCTTACAAATTGGTCTTTGTACCGGCTCTGGTGCTAACTTTGATGGGTTTTGTTCTATCAACCCGATTCTTTAGAACCACTGAGGTCTCTCGACCAATGGCCGAGACGTATTCATCGTTGGACTGA